The Salmo salar chromosome ssa02, Ssal_v3.1, whole genome shotgun sequence genome segment gtgataaattgattacatcaatttttccattattaaagtgggtggagttgagtcagtatgttggcagcagccactcaatgttagtgatggctgtttaacagtctgatggccttgagatagaagctgtttttcagtctctcggttccagctttgatgcacctgtactgacctcgccttctggatgatagcggggtgaacaggcagtggcttgggtggttgatgtccttgatgatctttttggccttcctgtgacatcgggtgctgtaggtggcctgggcaggtagtttgcacctggtgatgcgttgtgcagacctcactaccctctggagagccttccggttatgggcggagcagctgccgtaccaggcggtgatacagcccgacaggatgctctcgattgtgcatctgtaaaagtttgtgagtgtttttggtgactttatatcaagtcatttgatttaaaaaataaaacaaatggtCACATATACCggatagctgcagtgaaatgtgttgtattagagggtcagccatagtaataCGGCGCCCTTGGAGCAAATTAAGGtatagtgccttgctcaagggcacatcgacaccTTGTCAAAAAtctaaattgtatttgtcacatgcgccgaatacaataggtgtagactttatcgtgaaatgcttacttacgatccctttcccaacaatgcagagttaaaaagggGGATTAGCACAAAAAAGTAAATAGTAATGCAAtaaaataatgaggctatatatatatattatatacaacgAGTATcgttaccgagtcaatgtgcaggggtacgaggtagttgaggtaatatgtacatgtaggtaggggtaaaagagACTAGGCGATCAGGATATAGTTACAGCAGCATGTGCTATGTGAGAAAGTGTTCGTACGAGTttctcagcagtcttatggcttgggggtagaagctgttcaggagccttttggtgcccttcttggcgctccggtacagcttttaaaaatatatatatttaacctttaactaggcaagtcagttaagaacaaatatttatttacaatgacggcctacaccggccaaacccggacgatgctggtccaattatgcgccgccccatgggacttccaatcacggctgggtgtgatacagcctggattcaaaccttggtgtctgtagtgatgcctcaagcactgaaatGTAGttccttagacagctgcgccactcgggaggccaagcttgccatgcggtagcagaatgAACCGAAGTTCTTGACAATTCTTAGGGCCCTTCTCCAAGgtattcgaaccagtgaccttttgattactggcccaatgctctaaccgctaggctaccggcCACCCAGTTATTACTTCAAggtttaaagtggaaaaccatttCTGTGAGAATAGTTAACATGGTGCACCGTAGTCCAACTCTTGGTTACTTCTGGAAATTGGGTAGCTGGAAGTAATGTAGGTGCAATTCACAGATTCTCAGTTAAGTGTGAAAGTCTCCTGCATTCTAAACATTTTATTCTCACTGCTCCTGACAACCAAAATGTATACATCTGCAtcagaataaaataaaaagggagttaatgcagacagagttgCACCCTTTGCTTGTGTTAAATCCTGCATAACTTGACGTATGAGTTGGGGAATACCTAACATATATAGATACTTAaccatttgagtgtgtgtgtgtccagctaaAGCAAAATAACATGGCATTCAAGGCCATTCTGAGCCCAAAGACCACCAGATTGACCacaggaaaatatatatataggaccATGGGCAATGCAGTATTTATCATACAACAAAACATCTTAGACAATCTTCAAAGACGATAACATGATGCATTTTAATCAAAGAATTTCCACTAAGTTTAATGGACAACTTTTACACTATATAATGCAATAAACATTTCAACAAATAATAGTTGCAAAATTAAGTTCTACCTTCACCCAGCTGTTAAAGAAAATACAATTTCAGGCAAATTTCACTAAAAGAAAAAGCTTCAGAAACAGGCTACATAGCAAGCAAGCGAtgggcaaaatacaaaaacaattgtTATTCTTTAAGGGGGAAAAAACAGACAAAAGGTTTGTCCGTTACACATGGAGTAGaaggctatacacacacacacacacacagtatttttAAAATCAAAAATTGTTCAGTCGCCATCTGTTGGAACCACCAAACTAACCAAATACAGTCCGAGTTGTTCTTCCTAAAACGTCACAATTTAAAGCCCAAAAAGGTTCTTTCATGTTCTATACGGAGGACAAATTTCACACAAAAACTAGTTTTACTTTTCTGTTGCCTATTGGTCTTCCACTCAATTCCTCAACTGCCATTAACGCCTCCAAGCGAGATTCAAAAACAACCGTTGCTGAGCCTTTGGGAATCCCTTTGTTGTCATACTGCAATGAGACCGATCCAGGAATTACACGATATCCAAAGCAAAAATCATAGATTTCTTCAATTCTGATAGTCCAAGGCAGATTAACCAGTTTCAGGCATGTTGGACCATCAAACTGCTGCGGTGCAGAAGGTCCATAGCCTCCATGTCTATGAGCAGAGCCATTGCCCCTGTTGTCAAGCAGAACAGGGTTTTCCATCATGTGAGAATTCAGACCCAGACTGCTGCCTCCATGAATATGAACCTGCAGGTCGTTCATAGGAAGATGGCCTATATCAGGGTTGACCCTGTAATCAGTGTACAGATGGGACATCGCCTCACTGTTCCTGGCCAAGTACCTCTCTGAGCTTCTCTCCATCTGTTGCTCTGTCACTGCAGGTTCACCAACACCAAATTCACGCATCTGAGCCAGAGAAATGCATTTCAGGATGACATTTGTTCCAAGAAACTCTTGCCCATTCAGAGACTGTGCCCTCATAGCCTCCACCTCAGTCTGAAAGATCACCAAAGCCTCTCCAAGCCCATTGCCCTCATGGTCAAGCAGCAAAACAACAGCCTCCTCTGAGATCCTGAAGCCTAGGAAGAAGTCCACAATCTCAACTTTGCGCACGTCGAAAGGCAGGTTTCGCACATACAGGCAAATCTTCTCAGATTCACACGCATCCTTCTCGGTCTCTCTTGGAAGCCTTTCCTGAGATCTGCTGTAAGACCTTTCAGAGGGTGGTGCACCATCCATTGGATTTTCCCCAGATTCTAGCATGGCGACCATTTTCTCTTTCGAGATAGGAGAGATGTACACAATTCGTTTGAGAAATTTCTGCTTGTGAAGAGTCAAGGCAGCACAGTAGTCCCTCAGGCTTCTGAACAGCACAAATACAGAGCTTGTCTCTGATCCATACCTGTCAAGAAGGTGAAGGATCTGATCGTACTTGAGGTCTGCATGATGGAAGATCTCCTTTATGTCCCTCTTCTCCA includes the following:
- the LOC106592873 gene encoding LOW QUALITY PROTEIN: RNA-binding protein 12B (The sequence of the model RefSeq protein was modified relative to this genomic sequence to represent the inferred CDS: inserted 1 base in 1 codon), producing the protein MAVVIRLQGLRITAGSEDVRNFFTGLKIPDGGVHIIGGVREEAFIIFASDEDARRAMTRSEGSIKGSPVXLRLSSKSEMQAVLKQSIKPEVTKKRPYKEGFRRPEKEGRNEEPGRKERVEMGSRSVSYSNVRSHARKPSSQPSCQDDLYLLMQGMPFATTEENVRNFFDGLVLEDIIMMRNDRGQPNGKGIVKFESRLDAREGLKRDRHYIGARFVELYASSEEQWFKAGGGVEPAKDSSDKFRRGPSSAHTERYPPDRARSRSPVAYRSTKSNSPPNEEFCVLVENLPYLVEKRDIKEIFHHADLKYDQILHLLDRYGSETSSVFVLFRSLRDYCAALTLHKQKFLKRIVYISPISKEKMVAMLESGENPMDGAPPSERSYSRSQERLPRETEKDACESEKICLYVRNLPFDVRKVEIVDFFLGFRISEEAVVLLLDHEGNGLGEALVIFQTEVEAMRAQSLNGQEFLGTNVILKCISLAQMREFGVGEPAVTEQQMERSSERYLARNSEAMSHLYTDYRVNPDIGHLPMNDLQVHIHGGSSLGLNSHMMENPVLLDNRGNGSAHRHGGYGPSAPQQFDGPTCLKLVNLPWTIRIEEIYDFCFGYRVIPGSVSLQYDNKGIPKGSATVVFESRLEALMAVEELSGRPIGNRKVKLVFV